The sequence below is a genomic window from Lolium perenne isolate Kyuss_39 chromosome 4, Kyuss_2.0, whole genome shotgun sequence.
gatgcgcctacctCGGAGGAGAAGGCGGTGGAGCAGAGGGCGTTAGTTGAgtccttcgagacgctcaaggacgacgccgcAACGCGGTGCTGCAGCAGTGCCTGCTAGAGGACGCGGCGGCACACCGAGCCCTAACGGCCGCACGGCAGGCGGCGAAGAAGCAGACGAGGGAGGAATGCAACAACTGGGCCGGGACTGGGTCGGCCGTCGGGCAGCAAGTAGTCTAGGTTTCTACTTGTATAGTTTATATGTAGTAGTTTctatattttttttaaataagTTTGCAAAACAAAAAAATGGGTCACCCCACTGGAAGCACACCcaaacgcaaacggacgcgcggactatGTCTGCGGGACGACGGAAACGAACGCTCGCGGCCACTTTTGAGCGTCCGAAATGCATCGCCCCGTTGGAGACGCCCTTGGATCACAAGATAAATTCCATGTACACACTTAGCCTCCACAATATAGTGTTAGTTATGATGGTACCAGTGTACAAAAAAAAAGTTAGGAATAAAGATGAGTCAGGTGACACCAAGTCAAGTCAATCCAGATATGTGTCTCAAAAAGCTTGTACTCTGAATAAACAAGTGACAAGTCGCTACCTCATATTGTTGGTCAGATATCATTTCATATGAACAAGCACTTCCTTCTCCATTTCTAGCTTTGTGCATACAAAATTGATGTGCAGAAATGGTACATGAACAAGTCTCTACTGCATTTACATATCCTTGAAAACATACATAAGCATGGAATGTACACTCTACCAACGAACACTGTTGGAATCAGCGAAGAACAATCGGGATAAATCTTGAATCAGAAAAGAACAATGAACTAAATCCAGTTCACGTAGCTAGATGATGGATCCCCTTGACTGGAAGAGATCCAGGCGACCCTTGGCTTTGGACAGCAGCGGGTCGACGCGCAGGTCCTGCACCAGCTGCGCCTGCTTGGACGCCCAGAGGAGCACGGCGAGCACCCCGGCCTGCGCGAGCTCCTCGCTCTCCGGGACATGCAGCGCGACGTAGCAGAGCAGAATGAGCGCCTCGACCTGCAGCTGGTCTCCAAGGTAGACGAGCTGAACGAGGTGCCGCGCGCCGCCGTGGTCGACGATGGCCTTGGAGTGGGTGACGTGCAGGTGGTTCTCGTTGCAGGCGAACTTGGTGAGCGCGACGATAGCCTCCTTGGTGACCGGCGGCTCGCGGTCGTCGAGCAGCCGCACCAGCGGGCCGATCACGCGGGTCTCGCTCGCCGTGAAGGTGCGCGACAGGCAGCCGAGGGCGGTGATGCACGggagcagcaggtcgtcgtcgtcgtGCTCCCCGTTGCGCACGATGCAGAGCAGCTGCTCGGCGACGGCCTTGGCGGGCGGGGAGCTGGGCTTGAACGCGGACTGGCGCAGCGCGAGGTTGTGCTCGGCGACGCGGGTGATCTCCATGATCGCCATTGCGGAGTAGAACTGCAGGTGCGTGCCCGCTCCGCCGTCGCCCTTCTCGAGCAGCCTGGCGAAGCAGAGGAGCGCGCGGGATTCCGTGATGTTCTTGCAGACTCCTGGATGGCCGTGGGCGAGCTTCCACAGTGCCTTGGCCGCCATGGCCTTCATGCGCGCCTTCGTGGCCGGGTCCTCTGCCTCGCGCGATCCACGGCCGCTCGAACCGTTTGAGCTCAGCTGGGGCCTGGTGGGTGGTGGAGCCGTGACTCGGTTCGTCGTCGTAGTCCTGCCGGCTGCCGCGGGCTGCATCTGGTTGTTGCGCGCTGGCTGCTGGGCGGCATTCGAGGCTTCCGGCGGTTCGTTGGCAGAGTAAGTAGAGGTTCCTGGGAGCATGCTGGGCGTGCTGGCGAGCACAACAGAGTGAAGCGACCTCATGGGCTCCGGCGGCGGGGTTGCCGTGCTCCTGCTGCTGCTTCCAGCGACGGAGTACCTGCTGTGTTCCTGGATGGTGCCAGCGGCGAGGTGGCTGACGAGGTGGCGGACGACGGAGTTGGTCTGCGCGAAGAGGTCCTGGCATATCTTGCTGTGGCTGGCGAGCGAGGCGATGGCCTCGGCGACCGCGGCCTGCACGCGCATGGGCGGCTCCTTCAACGTGGCGGCGTAGACGGCGCAGACCCCGGCGTGGATAAGCCTGTCGACGCTGGCGTCGTCGCGGCCGAGAAGGCCGAGCGCCGTGGCGGCAGCCTCCTGGCCGTCGTCGGAGCCTTCCTTGAGCAGCCTGACGAGTGGCACGACGCCGTCCTCCTCGACGATGAGCTTGGCGAAGTGCGGGTTGTCGCGGGCGAGGGAGGCGAGGGTGGAGGCGGAGTCGGCGCGCACGGCGAGGCTGCCGGTGTGGAGGCGCGCGATGTGGTCCCAGATGAGGAAGAGTATGGGGTCGTTCTGCGCGATGTTGGGCATGCCGCgcaggtcgtcgtcgtcgccgtcgtcagcGTCGGCGCGCGGGGACGAGATGCGGATGAGCCAGGCGACGTCCTCGACGGCGGTGTCGAGCAGCGCGAGGGTGCGCGGGAAGCCGGAGACGGGGTTGAAGCTGAGGAAGCGGCGGAGGCGGGAGTGGCTGTCGAAGCAGCGTTTGGCCATGGCGCCGGCCTTGGCGAGCGCCTGCATGGTGCCGTTCACGATGCGCTCGGCGGGGCGCTCGTACAGGTCGGCCCGCGCCGCCTGCCGCAGCACCTCGGCGAGCTTCTCGGCGCGGGCGCGCAGGTCCTTGCACTCGGGGCGGAAGCACTGGCCAGAGCCCGCTTGCTTGGCCACCTGGTCGGCGAGCTTGATCGGCTTCGCCAGCATCGTCTTCAGACCTTCCCCCATCCCTCTATCCCTGTGCTCACAGACAATTCGAGCTCAAAATGGCAGCAAAGGGCAGACAGAAGCCTAACAAAATTGCGTAGAGCCTCCCAGAATTGGAGCTTAAATTTGGTCGTCTGTGCGACGCCGACGAGCTGCAAGGACCGACACCAaggaagttccggtgagaacgAGGCGGGGGATGGTGGATTCCTAGGCTAGGCTAGGCTGCAGTTTTGGTTATCGTTATCCTTTGTGGCCGTTCCGTCTCTTTGAAAGCAACACACGAGCTGTTAACTGGGACAGACGAGTCTTGAGGTTGGTCAAGCGCTGCTGTATCTGTAGACTCTAGTGTAGTCGGCCGCGTGTCAGTAAACTTCTGCATAGCTTCCTGAAGAGTTCTCGCCCTTTTCCAAAATCTGAATCATGTTTAAACTCTTTCAAAACTTATAAAACTTACATGGTCCATCTTGATCACGTCATTTTTTGATAAAGAGGGAACAAAGCCCTAGCCTATACATCAAAGTGATGCATACAATTTTTATTTAGATTTTATTCAATAAAAATTTGACAAAAGAATGCATCACAAAACCTGAAGCCACCGGTGGTTGCGCCACCCCAACTCCGCTGGGACCATCTCCGATGAAAGGCACGGCTCTCCCGCAACCAGAGTTCGTCGACGCTAGAAAGCTTCGGCCGCCACTCGCCTCCTGTGACGAACCTAGGCTCGGGGTCCCGTGATCCACCTCACGCAGACACCCCCCACATGGACCACCTCTGGCTAAACATCCCCGACAGAGGGGGTGGCGCCGCCGTGTCCAGAGTCGTCGCTCTAGGTTCCATGTACCGCAGATCGAACAACACCTCTTGCCAAGACTGTTGTCCCCGCGAAGCCGCCAAGAGAAACAACCGGAATAGGTCTTGTCGCCACTCCAAACTGCCGCCAAGCGATGCCCTTCCTGCTGCGCCACTGCCACGAGGCGCCAGGTACTCGCCATCCCCTTCACGGGTAGTGTGTGGGATTTAACGGTGGCCGCCTCAGGGAACAACGAGATGAGGGGAAAGGGGGGAGGGGGGTGGCGGctagaggcggctagggttttcccTTGGTTGCCCTGGAGGGAGGCAGCGCGAGGGACACCACTATATTCTTATCACTTCATGTTGGAGTGCTTAACTGATGTATATATCACACATTATTTAATTGGCTAGTTTTGTTGAATCTATCAAACTAAAATGGATAACCTAGCTATTTTCGTAACCCTAGAGGAAATTTTCAGAAGGTCTCATATCTTTGAGTCTAGACATCCTAAATAGCTTGACCTAAACGAAGTAGCGAAACAAAAGGGCCTGCCTTATCTGTTTTTAATGGCTAGAAATGGTTAAATCTAGTAGCTCTGTTAAGCCATTCAACATAGCGTGACTACAAGGAACCTTAAAAGTTCTAAAAGTGTTTAGAGTTAACAACTCATTCCTGGTGGGCACTAGTTTATGGGCAGAACCTGCTTGGGAGATTCCGTGCTAATGGTATGctgttgcctgttatctctaccgaTTAGTGACCTTCTTAGGAAAGAGGTTCCAAAATAACCTGGGCGTCGGTCCAAATAGGCGGCCGGTCGTGTTCGGATTGCCCTAACAACAGAGTAATCTAGTTGATGGCTTAGAAACTACTCCTAGAGAAGTATAGCATAATATACTGACACTGGGCCAACGACTACTTCCAGACTCCTAAGATTATTTGATCtgcatttatttatttatttactaaaGAACGCGGGAGCGGTAAAACAGAACCGAGTTGTCCCAGAAAAAGCAAGGTTGCTTGCTTTGGTTCAATTATTGTTTTTAGGGACCTTGGTTCTGTGATTGATTGCGATCCAACAAGTTATTCTCCCCAGTATTTGTGGTCTGATTTGACACGTACGTACGTCCAAGCAATCTCCGCGGCAAAATATCTCGAGCTCTCCTCGTAATCCATTATTCTGGACAGACATTCTCACTGAAGGTGAAAACAAATATCTTCTTTTCCCGTTAATATAAGCTGTTTGCATGTCCATTTGGAGGAATAGTACCAATCCTAGCAGCACATTCGATACGCGAGGAGATATTGTATGTTACTTGGACGGCACGTGTCAGTATTCTCCATTTGTTTCAAGGAATGGTACAGCTGAACATCAGTGAAAATTGCCTTTTGTCATACTAGTTTCGGATATTGTCCACTTGgagttcactaattattgaatttctaTGAATGACGAATGAGAAGGGGATCTTCGCTAGCGTCATAGCATCTTAATTCATGCTTGCTAGGTTTGACCTTGATTTGATGTATTCATTGGGATTTGTATGTTTTCTCGATCTTTGCAAATCAAAGTGTGTGTTTTGTCTATATAATTCATTGTTTACTAATTCTTTGTtttatacatgtactatgatattGTTTTATTTTTTAGGGTTTCCTAGAACGTCAGAACTTCCATACTCCTCGAATTTATAGAAAAGTCATTATTTAAGAAAATGTCATAAAAGCCCTTTGAATTAGAATTCTATTTGTGAAATTCCTGAAATGCATTCTCTTgactttcgtccctagaaaagctaacattagagcatctctagaAGAAAGAGGAAAACTCactctctaaatgaagtttttgggagaggAGGGAGAAGAGTTTTGAGGTTGAAAACAAACCAACTCTAACGGGTCCCAATAAACTGGATGCAGGGGGCTATTGGGGGCTGAGACTCAAACATTTTTTAAAAATGGAGACAAGGCGTTGTGCCAATATTTTCTCGGCAGGTTCATTTGGAAGAATAGTACCAATCCTGGCAACACATTTCATACGCATGGAGGTATGGTTTTTTTTTCTCTTGGATGACACTAGTAAGTGTTCTCAATTTCATTCAAGGAATGGTACAGCCGAACATGAGTGAAAATTGTCTTTTGTTCTACTTCTTTTTtttgggcggggggggggggggggggggatatctGATATTGTCCACTTGAAATTCCCTAATTATTGGATTTCTATGAACGACAAACGAGACCGGAACCTTTGGTAGCATAACATCATCTTAATTCATGTTTGGCAGGTTTGGCTTTGATTTGATGTAATAATTGGGATTTGTATGTTGTTTTCTATCTTTACAAAGTAAAGACACAAGTCTAAATAGTTCATGTGTTTTCTAATCCTTTGTTTTACATGCAATTAGAATATTTTTATATGTTATAGGTGTATTTGATTCATGTTTTTAAGTGGGAACGGCCCCGAAGAGCCTAGGTGCTCATAAGAACAAAGAGGTCCACCACAAATACAACAATTACAAACCAGAACTTAACAAATGCAGAAATGACCTTAAATAAAAGAGTAGAAACACAATCTGGTCCTTCGCAATCGTCGGTGAACAGATGAATCGAACTACATCCTTCCACACCGAAACTG
It includes:
- the LOC127296383 gene encoding uncharacterized protein — translated: MGEGLKTMLAKPIKLADQVAKQAGSGQCFRPECKDLRARAEKLAEVLRQAARADLYERPAERIVNGTMQALAKAGAMAKRCFDSHSRLRRFLSFNPVSGFPRTLALLDTAVEDVAWLIRISSPRADADDGDDDDLRGMPNIAQNDPILFLIWDHIARLHTGSLAVRADSASTLASLARDNPHFAKLIVEEDGVVPLVRLLKEGSDDGQEAAATALGLLGRDDASVDRLIHAGVCAVYAATLKEPPMRVQAAVAEAIASLASHSKICQDLFAQTNSVVRHLVSHLAAGTIQEHSRYSVAGSSSRSTATPPPEPMRSLHSVVLASTPSMLPGTSTYSANEPPEASNAAQQPARNNQMQPAAAGRTTTTNRVTAPPPTRPQLSSNGSSGRGSREAEDPATKARMKAMAAKALWKLAHGHPGVCKNITESRALLCFARLLEKGDGGAGTHLQFYSAMAIMEITRVAEHNLALRQSAFKPSSPPAKAVAEQLLCIVRNGEHDDDDLLLPCITALGCLSRTFTASETRVIGPLVRLLDDREPPVTKEAIVALTKFACNENHLHVTHSKAIVDHGGARHLVQLVYLGDQLQVEALILLCYVALHVPESEELAQAGVLAVLLWASKQAQLVQDLRVDPLLSKAKGRLDLFQSRGSII